The genome window TGCGGTAGCAGTTACTAGACGGGATGTTGACGCATCCTATCTTTTTAGTTTATGTAATTCAATTAAGAGCTATACTTTATATATATTAAATATGCATTCAATATATATTTATAATGTAAACATATCACATTTTTATTTTTCTGTCAATTGTTCGACATAATTAATAATGAATCTCCTGTAAGTCTTATTGCAAGGCATCTCAAATAAAGTATTTATAAAAGAAAATAAAAAACGGTTTTTTAAATATAGACCGTTTTTTAACTATGATTTACTTATTTTGGTTCTGTTGCAAAGTTTGAAAACTGCTTCAAAAAACGAATCAAACATACGTCATTTTGTATATTTTACGGTGTTTATTCTTGCTAATTGTATTTAAATTCTATACTTTTAAGTTAGAATAAAACTTTGCATCAGAACCATTTATTAATATGCTCATTTTCCGTTTGACATCTCTTTAGTTACATCTAGAGATTGATAAACGTTATTTTTGCAAATTGGAAATTCATTTATAGCATAACATATAAAGTACAATATAGTAACTTAAATTAAACTAAGTAAGATATAGTTACATTACAGCAAGGCTCTACAAGATCCCCTATAGAAATGATATATTTTTAGGGAAACTTGGCGAAGAATTAATTTAGAGTACACAAATAAATAGTCTAATAAGTAATTGTAGTTATGTAAAAAATACATAACTACAATCGATAATATTATATCCATGTAATTAATTATCAAGAGGTTAAATTAGAATTCATCTTCCATAATTAGATTTCCGGCATCATTATCTTTTGTTAATCTCTGCTTCAGATAATTTTCTTTCGTAGTCCGATCGTTTTTATGACCAACTGCAGCTGCGATGACATGAGGTGGCAATCCTTTGTAATCATACAAGTACTGTACATAAAAATGTCTAAAGAAGTGGGGAGTAATTCGGATATTCTCCGTAAAGGGTAACTGAGTAGCCTTTATAATTTTAGAAATATATTGTGACAAGTAATTATCTCTATAAGCAGTATGGTTCTTAGTTTGAAATACCGTTCCACCATTTGTATTTCCAATGTCTATAGGTAATCTTCTTCGAATTCGAAACGCGACAATACGATTAAAAATCTCCTTATTAATAGAAACAATCCGTTCATTATCTCCCTTTGTATCAACTGTTAAATAGTAACGTCCTCGTATAGCGTCATACTCAAGATCTTCCCACTTTGCATGGGCCACCTCTGCAACACGTAACCCTGTAGTAGTAAGAACCGATAATAAAGCATAGTTAATTTCATTATCCTTGTAGTAGTTTAGCAGTTGCTTCACTTCTTCATATGATAACTCGCGCTTGGGTTTATGTTGTTCGTTTACCGTCGTACTAAGAATCTCCACATGAAGAGGTTCCTGGATATATTGAATCTCATATAACCATCTTAAGTAAGAGCGAATCACTCCGAGTTTCCGACTAACTGTAGATGCCTTGTATTTTTCTTTCGATTGATAGGAGATTGCCTCCTGGGATAGCCATTTTTGATAGTTACGGATATGTCGTTTTCTTAGATTCCTCCAAACTTGGCCATCTTTAAAATCTTTTACATCATGCTGCAGAAACTCTGTACTTTGTTTAATAAAGAAGTAAAACTGACTTAGATCCCGCGCATATAAAGTCCTAGATTCATCTTTGATACGTTTTTCTTGGTCAAAGTGAGTTTGTCGGTTCAAATAGTAGTACAATATTTCTTCATCTGAAAATCCCTCATATGTATATGTATCTTCTCTTTCGTTATTTTCCTTTTTAAATTCAGCTTCATCTATATAATCACGATGCCATAATGCAATTATGTTTGCAAAATTTTGTTTTTGTTTCTTTATATTTTCTAAAGAAGTTTCACTATGAATTGTATTCAATTCAAATTTCATTATCCTTCAACTCCTTATTAATCCCTTTTATACCTATTATTATAACGGAATTACATTCAAAATTACTTACATAGTAAAATTAAAATTTATAAAAATGAAAATATGAAACAGATATAGAAAAGGTCCCATTTTCTATGGTTATTATTAAATTAATTAAAATGTATTTACTTATTATAATTTACAATGATTTAAAAATGAATTTTAAAAATAATTTAAATTAGACGTTACTTTAATTATTAAAGAAATATACAATTACATTATGGTATAATTAATTTAAAATATGACTTTTATAAAATATAATTTACATAATATTATTATGTTATATAAATGGAATGCAAGGGGGAAAAGGGATGCTTAGCATATATAAAATGACTATGACTACAAATGAAGTAAAAGATTACTTGGATATTAGTCAGTTTATTTTTAATAATCTAATAAAGAAAGGGCAGTTAACTCCGATCAATAAGGACACATGGCGTTTAGATGGAAGCTTTTTATTTAACAGGGCGGAAGTAGAGAAATTAAAAGGTGATCGTGAAA of Bacillus clarus contains these proteins:
- a CDS encoding tyrosine-type recombinase/integrase is translated as MKFELNTIHSETSLENIKKQKQNFANIIALWHRDYIDEAEFKKENNEREDTYTYEGFSDEEILYYYLNRQTHFDQEKRIKDESRTLYARDLSQFYFFIKQSTEFLQHDVKDFKDGQVWRNLRKRHIRNYQKWLSQEAISYQSKEKYKASTVSRKLGVIRSYLRWLYEIQYIQEPLHVEILSTTVNEQHKPKRELSYEEVKQLLNYYKDNEINYALLSVLTTTGLRVAEVAHAKWEDLEYDAIRGRYYLTVDTKGDNERIVSINKEIFNRIVAFRIRRRLPIDIGNTNGGTVFQTKNHTAYRDNYLSQYISKIIKATQLPFTENIRITPHFFRHFYVQYLYDYKGLPPHVIAAAVGHKNDRTTKENYLKQRLTKDNDAGNLIMEDEF